A region from the Aegilops tauschii subsp. strangulata cultivar AL8/78 chromosome 5, Aet v6.0, whole genome shotgun sequence genome encodes:
- the LOC109770366 gene encoding uncharacterized protein, with translation MASLLSPNTFAATTARPTGRRGRLTPSVTAMATKGPKPSSGGTKRSSGTTTVFPVGKPAGPPRPATTKGSAPVKLLTNVEKLRLLTKAEKAGLLSAAERAGLSLSAVERLGLLSKAEELGVLSAATDPGTPGSLQGLALLLLAAGPAVVFLVPEQYPWEVALQAVAALVCVAGGSAAFAASSFVSRLQGSSG, from the exons ATGGCGTCGCTTCTGTCGCCCAACACATTCGCTGCGACCACGGCGAGGCCGACCGGCAGGAGGGGCCGCCTTACTCCCAGTGTCACCGCCATGGCAACCAAGGGCCCGAAGCCCAGCTCCGGCGGCACGAAAAGATCGTCG GGCACTACCACGGTGTTCCCGGTGGGGAAGCCCGCGGGCCCGCCGCGGCCGGCGACGACGAAGGGGTCGGCGCCCGTGAAGCTGCTGACGAACGTGGAGAAGCTGCGGCTGCTGACCAAGGCGGAGAAGGCGGGACTGCTGTCCGCGGCGGAGCGCGCCGGGCTGTCGCTGTCGGCGGTCGAGCGGCTCGGGCTGCTGTCCaaggcggaggagctcggggtgcTGTCGGCCGCCACCGACCCCGGCACCCCCGGCTCGCTGCAGGGCCTCGCGCTCCTGCTGCTggccgccggccccgccgtcgtCTTCCTCGTCCCCGAGCAGTACCCCTGGGAGGTGGCGCTCCAGGCCGTCGCCGCCCTCGTCTGCGTCGCCGGGGGCTCCGCCGCGTTCGCCGCGTCCAGCTTCGTGTCCAGGCTCCAGGGCTCCTCTGGCTGA
- the LOC109770367 gene encoding probable RNA 3'-terminal phosphate cyclase-like protein — MGREKSRRLSGSRDFRQRLVLATLTSTPIIIKDIRAGEGGLRQHEMSLLHLLDKVSDQHVIDVNDTGTKVGYKPGVVLGGKDLEHDCGVHRGIGYFIEPLILLGLFGRSPLSIRLKGITNDTKDPSVDTFRMVTLHMLKHFGVPLEGLELKIENRGAPPRGGGEVLLRVPNINSTLKAVNWIDEGMVKRIRGVTFSTNVSPQIENRILYAARGLFNKFIPDVHIFTDHRAGLSGGLSAGYGVSVVAETTTGCLISADATVSYPNVDEMSEQSKKPELMSPEDLGEQVASMLLEEVAQGGVVDSTHQSLLFMLCALCPPDVSKVRVGQLTPHAIESLRNIKEFLDVKFIIKPDPNSNTVTLKCVGAGVKNLARKIS, encoded by the exons ATGGGTCGCGAGAAGTCCCGGAGGCTCTCGGGCAGCCGAGACTTCCGGCAGCGGCTGGTGTTGGCGACGCTGACCTCCACCCCCATCATCATCAAGGACATCCGCGCCGGCGAGGGGGGCCTCCGCCAGCACGAGATGtccctcctccacctcctcgaCAAGGTCTCGGACCAGCACGTCATCGACGTCAACGACACAG GCACGAAGGTCGGGTACAAGCCCGGGGTGGTCCTCGGCGGGAAGGACCTGGAGCACGACTGCGGGGTGCACCGCGGGATCGGCTACTTCATTGAGCCGCTCATCCTGCTCGGGCTCTTCGGCAGGTCGCCCTTGTCCATTCGGCTCAAAG GAATCACGAATGATACAAAGGATCCTTCTGTGGATACTTTCCGGATGGTTACGTTGCATATGCTCAAGCATTTTGGTGTTCCTCTTGAGGGACTGGAGCTCAAAATTGAAAACAGGGGAGCTCCTCCTCGTGGTGGTGGTGAAGTGCTTCTTCGAGTTCCCAATATAAACAGTACATTAAAG GCAGTTAATTGGATTGATGAAGGAATGGTAAAGAGGATAAGAGGTGTAACATTCTCAACTAATGTATCTCCACAGATTGAAAACCGTATCCTCTATGCTGCACGTGGACTCTTCAATAAGTTTATTCCGGATGTTCATATCTTCACCGATCATAGAGCTGGTTTATCTGGTGGATT GTCAGCAGGCTATGGCGTATCAGTGGTTGCTGAGACCACAACAGGCTGTCTGATTTCTGCAGATGCTACTGTGAGTTATCCCAATGTTGATGAAATGAGTGAACAATCTAAGAAGCCTGAGCTAATGTCTCCAGAGGATCTTGGTGAGCAAGTTGCATCGATGCTGCTAGAAGAGGTGGCTCAAGGAGGAGTTGTTGACTcaacacatcag AGCCTTCTGTTCATGCTGTGCGCTCTATGCCCGCCTGATGTGTCAAAGGTTCGCGTGGGACAGCTGACACCGCACGCTATAGAATCACTTCGAAACATCAAGGAGTTCCTTGATGTCAAGTTCATCATCAAGCCCGACCCAAACTCAAACACGGTCACTCTAAAATGTGTTGGTGCGGGAGTGAAGAATCTTGCTCGGAAGATTTCATAA
- the LOC120964378 gene encoding uncharacterized protein produces the protein MAAAKAALEKMRAFWDSQCNNEENWAVNYVDGARGGSRRDAGGGADSGCPDLCSRRCGAGRRRRFTLGLKVVYREDEPATSKAGLEE, from the exons ATGGCGGCGgcgaaggcggcgttggagaagATGAGGGCGTTCTGGGACTCACAGTGCAACAACGAGGAGAACTGGGCGGTCAACTAT GTTGACGGTGCTAGAGGAGGTTCACGACGAGATGCAGGTGGAGGAGCGGACAGCGGATGCCCGGATCTGTGCTCGAGAAGATGTGGTGCCGGTAGAAGAAGGAGGTTCACTCTAGGCCTCAAAGTTGTTTACCGGGAAGATGAACCCGCAACCTCAAAGGCTGGACTAGAAG AGTAA